The sequence AAGGCAGCCTGCGCGGCGACATCGACCCGCGCACCACCACCCGGCTGCTCTTCGGCACGATCAACTCGATCGTGGAATGGTACAAACCGGGCGGCAAGCTCACGGGCAAGAAGCTCGCTGACGACCTGATCTCGATGATTTTCGACGGACTGCACCTGCCTGCGGCGGCCCGCATCATCGCCTAGGTATTTCCCGCTTCGCAGAGCCCTTACCTCCCCTCCCCCTGTCCGCCGCGCCGGACCGACTGCTAGCCTTGCATCAACCACTTCACGTCAGGGGGACGTCATGGAATGGTTTGGGGACTTTTCCGGGGGTACCGATCCGCTGCTATGGCTGACGGTCGTTGTCTCAGTGCTCACCATCGCGGGCCTCGCGCTGTTCGCTTTCCGGAACCGCTGGGCCTGGCTGCCGCCGGCCGCCGGATTCCTGCTCTTCCTGGCCCTGAGCTTCGCCTCGGGGCCGGTGCAGCTGGGCTTCGGCGACCTCTTGCTGCCCGCGGTCTGCGTCTACGGTTTCCTGCGCTGGCAGCATGACCGGGCCGGCAACGAAGGCGTCCTGCCGCTCCGGCGCGCCACCCCGGAAGAATGGGGAATCGGCGCCGGACTGCTCGTCCTCTTCGCCCTGATCAAGGGGTTCTCCGGGCTCGAGCTGTTGGCCGTCATCGGCCCCGAACTTATCCTCAGCGCCGTACTGTCGGCCCTGCCGCTGGTGGTCTACCTTGGCCTGGCCCACGGCATCGCGGATGCCTGGACCGCGGGCGTGGCCTTCGGTCTGCTCAACCTTGGAAATGCCACCGCAGCGGGCACGCCGCGCATCGCCGTGGTGTATGCCGCCGCGGCGGTCGGGCTGTACGTACTGGGACTGGTTAAATGGCGGACGGCCCTGGAAGCCCAGGACCGTCCGCGCCAGTTAGCCTCTGCGGCCAGCCGGTAAACCGGCCTACTTCTCGACCAGCGTCAGCACATCATAGGTGGCCACGATCTCGTCGTTCTGGTTGGTCAGCACCGCGTCCCAGGCCACCTCGCCGTACTCGTCGGTCTCCCGCGGAGTGATCTTCTTCGCGGTCAGTGTGACGCGGATGGAGTCTCCCGCGGCCACCGGGGTCACGAAGCGCCCGTTGTCGAGGCCGTAGTTGGCCAGCACCGGCCCCGGGGCCGGCTCGACGAAGAGGCCTGCACCCCAGGCCAGCAGCAGGTAGCCGTGCGCCACGATGCCCGGGAAGAACGGATTGGCTTCCGCCGCGGCCTGGTTGGTGTGCGCGTAGAAGGTGTCCCCCGTGGAGTTGGCGAACTCGGTGATGTCCTCCAGCGTGACCTGGCGCAGGTCGGAGCGGATGGCGTCGCCGATCTTCAGTTCGGCCAGGCTCTTCCGGAACGGATGCACGTCGCCGAAGTTGCGGTCCGCACCGGTGTGCCAGACGCCGGTGATGGCGGTCAGCATGTTCGGCGAGCCCTGGATGGCCGTGCGCTGCATGTGGTGCAGCACGGACCGGATGCCGCCGAGCTCCTCGCCGCCGCCGGCCCGGCCCGGGCCGCCGTGAACGAGGTGCGGGACGGGCGAACCATGGCCGGTCGAGGTGCGGGCGTCCTCGCGGTTGAGGACCAGCACGCGGCCGTGGTGGGCGGCAATGCCGGTCACCAGCCGGCGGGCGGCTTCGGGATCATTGGTCGCCACAGTGGCCACCAGCGAGCCGGAGCCCATCGCCGCGAGCCGGATGGCGTCCTCGATATCCTCGTAGCCGATCACGGACGAAACGGGGCCGAAGGCTTCGCGGGAGTGCACGGCCTCCGCCTCAGCGTCCGCCCAGGTGAGGAGGACCGGGGACATGAACGCGCCGCCGTCGGCCACCCCCACGCTGCCGTCCTGGCGGGTGACCTTCGGCGCGTCCAGCGACCCGTAAGCGAGTTCGCCGCCCGCGTCCAGCATGTCCTGCACCGCGGCGCGGACATCCTCCAGCTGCTCCAGTGAAGCGAGCGCACCCATGGTCACGCCCTCGGCGCGCGGATCGCCGACGACAATGCGTTCGTCGATGCGCGCCTGGACGGCGGCGACCACGTCCTGGACCCGGTCCTTTGGCACGATGGTGCGGCGGATGGAGGTGCACTTCTGGCCGGCCTTGTTGGTCATCTCCGTGACCAGGGACTTGATGAAGGCATCGAACTCGGGCGTTCCCGGGACCGCGTCCGGCCCGAGGATCGCGGCGTTGAGCGAGTCGGCCTCGGCGGTGAAGCGGATGCCGCCCCGGGCCACGTTCGGGTGCGACTTGAGCTTGTTGGCGGTCGCGGCGGAGCCGGTGAAGGCCACAGCATCGCGGTAGTCGAGGTGGTCCAGCAGGTCGCGGGCCGACCCGGAGATCAGCTGCAGCGAACCGGCCGGCAGGATGTTCGATTCGATGATCAGCTTGACCGCGGC is a genomic window of Arthrobacter sp. Marseille-P9274 containing:
- a CDS encoding nicotinamide mononucleotide transporter, yielding MEWFGDFSGGTDPLLWLTVVVSVLTIAGLALFAFRNRWAWLPPAAGFLLFLALSFASGPVQLGFGDLLLPAVCVYGFLRWQHDRAGNEGVLPLRRATPEEWGIGAGLLVLFALIKGFSGLELLAVIGPELILSAVLSALPLVVYLGLAHGIADAWTAGVAFGLLNLGNATAAGTPRIAVVYAAAAVGLYVLGLVKWRTALEAQDRPRQLASAASR
- the paaZ gene encoding phenylacetic acid degradation bifunctional protein PaaZ; protein product: MTSTTVGLDFVPSFVQDAWWTPDSAATGAEVRDASTGEALAQVSTEGLDLAAVVKHGRTVGQTELGKLTFHQRALKLKELAQFLNGHREALYEISHRSGATKVDNMIDVDGGIGVLFTFGSKGRRELPNSQVVIDGPAEVLSKDGSFIGEHIYTRIPGVAVQINAFNFPVWGMLEKFAPAFIAGVPTIVKPATPTGYVTAAAVKLIIESNILPAGSLQLISGSARDLLDHLDYRDAVAFTGSAATANKLKSHPNVARGGIRFTAEADSLNAAILGPDAVPGTPEFDAFIKSLVTEMTNKAGQKCTSIRRTIVPKDRVQDVVAAVQARIDERIVVGDPRAEGVTMGALASLEQLEDVRAAVQDMLDAGGELAYGSLDAPKVTRQDGSVGVADGGAFMSPVLLTWADAEAEAVHSREAFGPVSSVIGYEDIEDAIRLAAMGSGSLVATVATNDPEAARRLVTGIAAHHGRVLVLNREDARTSTGHGSPVPHLVHGGPGRAGGGEELGGIRSVLHHMQRTAIQGSPNMLTAITGVWHTGADRNFGDVHPFRKSLAELKIGDAIRSDLRQVTLEDITEFANSTGDTFYAHTNQAAAEANPFFPGIVAHGYLLLAWGAGLFVEPAPGPVLANYGLDNGRFVTPVAAGDSIRVTLTAKKITPRETDEYGEVAWDAVLTNQNDEIVATYDVLTLVEK